One stretch of Gouania willdenowi chromosome 16, fGouWil2.1, whole genome shotgun sequence DNA includes these proteins:
- the LOC114478546 gene encoding histone-lysine N-methyltransferase ASH1L-like isoform X3: protein MDQRVKGGSPPSTASLLDSVQDQVTEKKRRVEAENGDMGTKEEDKRGIGKVREGENGEVLELLIKGRCGTVGQQQLQISGRETSCPEGNVRVRIGLQTKRTKKPPKILESYVCKPTIRTYQRQSRSALMRGDGIGKTAQQSKNSSASSEATREQRSCCDAGQAKSKQTTSSSSPPHTSSLPSSSSQPDSLPTTVSTASTPDSALTITSQGTKVAKQVPIKPVNQTEGNSNSSSEKVKKDKLLSVNGQHIPAEPSSCSPTSDRTASNGPPTQCAQTLSALEHRNDTNASWKHKGLVQTTKQTRLSKSKKSANILGNSSSSKNKACKDSSSSVSYSQTASSKSYTQLSISSKVGPDVASYPSVTPKPQLSPTADLSSAFSQSHDPSLLPPIEKKREKAKKIKKEKRKEKKLKQDKLEAKQTKGENTEEVKKKKKEKGKDLKLRHKEKRRSTDDTKGQNINDKELTEKKKETLSPEGQRNEDNKNCEETSDIVGLDKVGKLVNSARVDEKEKNTDSYKPAKQAVTTTGDSSKSKEKDFSRHSTVSSIFPSLSAPPNLPSSYSHDLLSPPLSTQEQDSRPLKKRKARRPSWTKLHRGPKADNQEAHSSDLLNNPVVANFPQNLKTPLSTKTTVQQSDESHPGPSSSLTSNSSPLFSVAKPLTPDQSPPTTDSSPPAYRCPANPVQKRGRPKFSSSSSDTPPPRLSPNDTPTELPLLGSDEAQKAPVLDPNPAQQSPSSPKKRGRPPKRSLTEDQHEDASIHTNDLKRNDNPRLFEKGNHQQKIRRLINEMKKRKKRLYKVSLPSSVEKSGEGGIAADGEISMASTVHTLSALSSFGSKHSPQINVSKKGTIYMGKRRGRKPKSQKTTVNCNVQSSTFPSLFTSPPETSFFTSAPPQPPPPHPFPSPSLTHSSGAQSPYSEGSLTEPTSTLLFSQPFSLPSPSSSCTSPRPPSSSSFSTFVKKSCPCQGRHHFPFHQSSCKLSSPTLSLHHTPGSPGHLKEATPSPRSESHSEETLPSDSGIGTDNNSVSEWVERRGTRSLLGVSQRSGLIRSSQKQPSSLADCHSTISSSISCMPRHTKPMTNSNTLERHRDKYRCKRRDYDCHSSCSCLCPCPGHKCTHPDCYSSFGNNATKRQKNKHKKKHQQLQIQDPEFLAELEDLLVQFSEVHIGRRSWARAGMGQSFDVSSNAVRGRRHHSSPHSVRSNIFRINLNGFYSPHPSPLPTNPSFTPKSFYACHCSRKPDRRQCSCPGKFQETIENLGFYSSYSPATTLYHLPNSYPLPSSYQFASHQPHHAHFLLNPARFNRHRGRLLREGALEEELVRDIGRNSAGDPHHGSGNTSSLFSGCGRSKHKHRHRHCGRQLEEEDLQDDEEEDGMAREGLAGSKARAGVFLVPGDGGRKGASRTVLSKDSPWLCENGKNSFSVAASSSSSTVDRYKHTSLTSPGLGSSHLSSFGGGWGRLNQSWTKLGAMGFGQSTPSWKSFSSDQQEGSVILSNGEDDDSEDGQVSPQHRASPSPTHTNLFTSVAIASGGRGLGTGLADRNTGSSNRSRTRDEPSWRHRGNEGLQGYSRSWGQQKRVPTPTSIALKNKRRPGRPRKHPLPSAVPFSTHSAALTVSPSPDFLPGHISRRDVREAEGRERERGGRAAVGQQVTDCESQTRKKRGRKRKHGDSPCHQSTVC from the exons ATGGACCAGAGAGTAAAAGGGGGATCCCCGCCATCCACTGCCTCCCTCTTGGATTCTGTGCAAGATCAAGTGACTGAGAAGAAAAGGAGAGTTGAGGCAGAGAATGGCGATATGGGGACAAAAGAGGAGGATAAAAGAGGAATTGGAAAAGTAAGAGAAGGGGAGAATGGGGAAGTGCTGGAGTTACTTATCAAGGGACGCTGTGGAACTGTAGGACAGCAACAGCTCCAGATCTCTGGAAGAGAGACAAGCTGCCCTGAGGGAAACGTACGAGTCCGAATAGGACTCCAGACCAAGCGCACAAAGAAGCCCCCCAAAATCTTGGAAAGTTATGTCTGCAAGCCCACCATCCGGACCTATCAGAGACAAAGCAGGAGCGCATTGATGAGGGGGGATGGCATTGGCAAAACAGCCCAACAGAGTAAAAACAGCTCTGCATCTTCCGAGGCAACCAGAGAGCAACGCTCATGCTGCGACGCAGGCCAGGCCAAGTCCAAGCAAActacatcttcctcttcaccaccACATACATCATCATtaccatcttcatcatcacaaCCAGACTCACTTCCAACGACAGTTAGCACAGCTTCCACTCCGGACTCTGCTTTGACCATAACCAGCCAAGGGACAAAGGTTGCAAAGCAG GTTCCTATCAAACCGGTTAATCAAACAGAAGGGAATTCAAATAGCTCATCAGAAAAAGTGAAGAAAGACAAGCTTCTCAGTGTTAATGGGCAGCACATCCCTGCAGAACCTAGTAGTTGCTCACCAACATCAGACCGGACAGCTTCAAATGGTCCTCCCACTCAGTGTGCCCAGACGCTCTCTGCATTAGAACACAGGAATGATACAAACGCCTCTTGGAAACATAAGGGTTTggtacaaacaacaaaacagacaAGACTATCGAAGAGTAAAAAATCAGCAAACATCCTTGGCAATTCTTCCTCATCAAAAAACAAAGCTTGCAAAGACAGTAGTTCCTCTGTTTCCTACTCGCAAACAGCCTCCTCTAAATCCTATACACAACTTAGCATTTCAAGTAAGGTTGGGCCGGATGTGGCTTCATATCCCTCAGTTACCCCAAAACCACAATTGTCCCCCACTGCAGATCTTTCTTCTGCCTTTTCCCAAAGTCATGATCCGTCTCTACTCCCCCcaatagagaaaaaaagagaaaaagcaaagaaaatcaagaaagagaaaagaaaagagaagaaattAAAGCAAGATAAACTGGAggctaaacaaacaaaaggtgAAAACACAGAGGAAgtcaagaaaaagaaaaaggagaaaggaaaagatttaaaattgagacacaaagaaaaaagGCGTAGTACGGATGATACAAAGGggcaaaatataaatgataaagaacTAACGGAGAAGAAAAAAGAGACACTCAGTCCAGAAGGACAAAGAAATGAAGATAATAAAAACTGTGAGGAAACATCTGATATTGTTGGACTAGATAAAGTTGGCAAGTTAGTCAATTCAGCAAGAGTAGATGAGAAGGAGAAGAATACTGACAGTTACAAGCCAGCTAAACAAGCTGTGACGACCACAGGTGACAGCagtaaatcaaaagaaaaagactTTTCAAGACATTCAACAGTGTCTTCTATTTTTCCCTCTTTATCTGCTCCTCCCAATCTGCCCTCGTCTTACTCCCATGATCTGCTCTCCCCTCCTTTATCCACTCAAGAGCAAGACAGCCGTCCACTGAAGAAACGCAAAGCCAGAAGGCCTAGCTGGACTAAGCTGCACCGAGGTCCTAAAGCAGACAACCAAGAAGCCCATTCCTCAGATTTACTGAATAATCCCGTTGTTGCAAATTTTCCCCAAAACTTGAAGACGCCTCTTTCAACAAAAACCACTGTTCAGCAAAGTGATGAGTCACATCCAGGACCCTCTAGCTCTTTAACCAGCAACTCCTCCCCTCTGTTCTCTGTGGCCAAACCTTTAACGCCAGACCAGAGTCCCCCCACCACAGACTCAAGCCCCCCTGCTTACAGATGCCCTGCAAATCCAGTCCAAAAAAGAGGCCGTCCTAAATTCTCCAGCTCAAGTTCAGACACACCGCCCCCTCGACTTTCTCCTAATGATACCCCAACTGAACTGCCTCTTCTTGGGAGTGACGAAGCTCAGAAAGCCCCTGTGCTGGATCCAAATCCTGCTCAACAGTCTCCAAGCAGCCCCAAAAAGCGGGGTCGTCCTCCCAAACGATCACTCACAGAGGACCAGCATGAGGATGCTTCGATTCACACAAATGATTTGAAGAGGAATGACAACCCTCGTCTTTTTGAAAAAGGAAACCACCAGCAAAAGATCAGGAGGCTGATTAACgagatgaaaaaaagaaagaagagacTTTACAAAGTAAGTCTGCCTAGCTCAGTGGAAAAGTCAGGAGAGGGAGGAATAGCAGCAGATGGTGAGATCTCAATGGCTTCAACAGTGCACACACTCTCAGCCCTGTCCTCTTTTGGGAGTAAGCATAGTCCTCAGATCAATGTGAGCAAGAAAGGAACCATCTACATGGGAAAACGAAGAGGACGTAAGCCAAAATCTCAGAAAACAACTGTAAATTGCAACGTCCAGAGCTCCACTTTTCCATCGCTGTTTACCAGTCCTCCTGAAACATCGTTCTTCACCTCTGCTCCACCACAGCCTCCTCCCCCTCACCCCTTTCCCTCTCCATCCCTCACACACTCCAGTGGAGCCCAGAGTCCTTACAGTGAAGGCAGCCTGACAGAACCAACATCCACCTTGCTTTTTTCCCAACCGTTCTCCCTTCCTTCCCCATCTTCCTCTTGTACCTCCCCCCGGCCGCCCTCATCGTCATCCTTTTCAACATTTGTGAAGAAGAGTTGTCCATGCCAGGGAAGACATCACTTTCCCTTTCACCAATCTTCATGTAAACTGTCTTCTCCAACACTTTCTCTTCATCACACGCCTGGATCTCCTGGTCACCTGAAAGAAGCCACACCCTCCCCAAGGAGTGAGTCACATAGTGAGGAGACACTGCCAAGTGACAGTGGGATAGGGACAGATAACAATAGTGTCTCTGAGTGGGTGGAAAGGAGGGGAACTCGAAGCCTGCTGGGAGTAAGTCAGAGGTCAGGATTGATTCGAAGCAGTCAAAAACAACCATCATCTCTTGCTGACTGTCACTCTACCATTTCATCCTCAATCTCTTGCATGCCGAGACACACAAAACCAATGACAAACTCCAATACTTTGGAGCGGCACAGAGATAAATACCGGTGCAAACGTCGGGATTATGACTGTCACTCTTCTTGTTCCTGCCTCTGCCCCTGCCCTGGACACAAGTGCACTCATCCAGACTGTTACTCCAGCTTTGGAAACAATGcaacaaaacgacagaaaaacaaacacaaaaagaagcACCAGCAGCTGCAAATACAAGATCCAGAGTTCTTGGCTGAGCTGGAGGATTTGCTCGTTCAGTTCAGTGAAGTGCATATCGGACGGCGAAGTTGGGCAAGAGCAGGTATGGGACAGAGCTTTGATGTGAGCTCTAATGCTGTCAGAGGAAGACGACATCATTCCTCTCCACATTCTGTCCGTTCCAACATCTTCAGGATCAATCTCAATGGCTTCTACTCGCCTCACCCTTCACCTTTACCCACGAACCCCTCCTTTACCCCAAAGTCATTTTACGCCTGCCACTGTAGCCGAAAGCCAGACCGCAGGCAATGCTCCTGCCCAGGAAAATTTCAGGAAACCATTGAAAATTTGGGCTTTTACAGCAGCTATTCCCCAGCAACAACACTTTACCACCTTCCCAACTCCTACCCGCTTCCATCTTCTTATCAGTTTGCCTCCCATCAGCCTCATCATGCCCACTTTCTTCTAAACCCAGCCAGGTTTAACAGGCATAGGGGCCGGTTACTGAGGGAGGGAGCCTTAGAGGAAGAGTTGGTGAGAGACATCGGGAGGAACAGTGCAGGAGATCCACATCATGGATCCGGGAATACATCCAGTTTATTCTCTGGCTGTGGTAGGAGCAAACACAAACATCGTCACCGGCATTGTGGGCGGCAGTTGGAGGAGGAGGACCTGCAAGACGATGAAGAGGAAGATGGAATGGCAAGAGAGGGACTGGCAGGATCAAAGGCAAGGGCAGGGGTTTTTTTAGTGCCAGGTGATGGAGGAAGGAAAGGGGCATCGAGGACCGTGCTCTCTAAGGACTCACCTTGGTTATGTGAGAACGGAAAGAACTCCTTTTCTGTCgctgcatcatcatcatcctccacTGTGGACAGGTACAAACATACATCATTGACCTCACCAGGGTTAGGTTCCTCTCACTTGTCTTCTTTCGGAGGTGGTTGGGGCAGGTTGAACCAGAGTTGGACTAAATTGGGAGCAATGGGATTTGGACAGTCAACTCCCAGCTGGAAAAGCTTTTCTAGTGATCAGCAGGAGGGCAGCGTGATCTTGTCAAATGGGGAGGATGACGACAGTGAGGATGGTCAAGTGTCGCCCCAGCACAGAGCATCTCCATCCCCTACACATACCAACCTGTTCACTTCTGTTGCCATAGCATCAGGAGGGAGGGGCCTAGGGACTGGATTGGCTGATCGAAACACAGGAAGTAGTAACAGGTCACGGACCAGAGATGAGCCATCATGGAGACACCGAGGAAATGAAG GTTTACAAGGTTACTCAAGAAGCTGGGGGCAGCAGAAACGCGTACCAACTCCAACCAGTATCGCactcaaaaacaaaagaagaccAGGACGGCCGAGGAAGCATCCTCTaccctctgctgtgcctttctCTACACACTCTGCAGCTCTGACTGTGTCACCATCACCCGATTTCCTCCCAGGACACATCAGCAGAAGAGATGTGAGAGAGGCggaagggagagagagagagcgaggaGGTAGAGCGGCTGTAGGGCAGCAGGTGACTGATTGTGAGTCGCAAACAAGGAAGAAGCGAGGACgaaagagaaaacatggtgACTCTCCATGTCATCAGAG CACTGTGTGCTAA
- the LOC114478546 gene encoding histone-lysine N-methyltransferase ASH1L-like isoform X2 produces the protein MDQRVKGGSPPSTASLLDSVQDQVTEKKRRVEAENGDMGTKEEDKRGIGKVREGENGEVLELLIKGRCGTVGQQQLQISGRETSCPEGNVRVRIGLQTKRTKKPPKILESYVCKPTIRTYQRQSRSALMRGDGIGKTAQQSKNSSASSEATREQRSCCDAGQAKSKQTTSSSSPPHTSSLPSSSSQPDSLPTTVSTASTPDSALTITSQGTKVAKQVPIKPVNQTEGNSNSSSEKVKKDKLLSVNGQHIPAEPSSCSPTSDRTASNGPPTQCAQTLSALEHRNDTNASWKHKGLVQTTKQTRLSKSKKSANILGNSSSSKNKACKDSSSSVSYSQTASSKSYTQLSISSKVGPDVASYPSVTPKPQLSPTADLSSAFSQSHDPSLLPPIEKKREKAKKIKKEKRKEKKLKQDKLEAKQTKGENTEEVKKKKKEKGKDLKLRHKEKRRSTDDTKGQNINDKELTEKKKETLSPEGQRNEDNKNCEETSDIVGLDKVGKLVNSARVDEKEKNTDSYKPAKQAVTTTGDSSKSKEKDFSRHSTVSSIFPSLSAPPNLPSSYSHDLLSPPLSTQEQDSRPLKKRKARRPSWTKLHRGPKADNQEAHSSDLLNNPVVANFPQNLKTPLSTKTTVQQSDESHPGPSSSLTSNSSPLFSVAKPLTPDQSPPTTDSSPPAYRCPANPVQKRGRPKFSSSSSDTPPPRLSPNDTPTELPLLGSDEAQKAPVLDPNPAQQSPSSPKKRGRPPKRSLTEDQHEDASIHTNDLKRNDNPRLFEKGNHQQKIRRLINEMKKRKKRLYKVSLPSSVEKSGEGGIAADGEISMASTVHTLSALSSFGSKHSPQINVSKKGTIYMGKRRGRKPKSQKTTVNCNVQSSTFPSLFTSPPETSFFTSAPPQPPPPHPFPSPSLTHSSGAQSPYSEGSLTEPTSTLLFSQPFSLPSPSSSCTSPRPPSSSSFSTFVKKSCPCQGRHHFPFHQSSCKLSSPTLSLHHTPGSPGHLKEATPSPRSESHSEETLPSDSGIGTDNNSVSEWVERRGTRSLLGVSQRSGLIRSSQKQPSSLADCHSTISSSISCMPRHTKPMTNSNTLERHRDKYRCKRRDYDCHSSCSCLCPCPGHKCTHPDCYSSFGNNATKRQKNKHKKKHQQLQIQDPEFLAELEDLLVQFSEVHIGRRSWARAGMGQSFDVSSNAVRGRRHHSSPHSVRSNIFRINLNGFYSPHPSPLPTNPSFTPKSFYACHCSRKPDRRQCSCPGKFQETIENLGFYSSYSPATTLYHLPNSYPLPSSYQFASHQPHHAHFLLNPARFNRHRGRLLREGALEEELVRDIGRNSAGDPHHGSGNTSSLFSGCGRSKHKHRHRHCGRQLEEEDLQDDEEEDGMAREGLAGSKARAGVFLVPGDGGRKGASRTVLSKDSPWLCENGKNSFSVAASSSSSTVDRYKHTSLTSPGLGSSHLSSFGGGWGRLNQSWTKLGAMGFGQSTPSWKSFSSDQQEGSVILSNGEDDDSEDGQVSPQHRASPSPTHTNLFTSVAIASGGRGLGTGLADRNTGSSNRSRTRDEPSWRHRGNEGLQGYSRSWGQQKRVPTPTSIALKNKRRPGRPRKHPLPSAVPFSTHSAALTVSPSPDFLPGHISRRDVREAEGRERERGGRAAVGQQVTDCESQTRKKRGRKRKHGDSPCHQSLAEDKPDQDSVPQCISQSGIEQAPTQPEAIQKEKVDGGPPRKTFLRAGLYSDDYKTTEPNSKRNSRESSEYTPGVSDYALLPAPIHVGKYLRLKRIPFQLPYDVMWLWQRNQLCRQPVVPLKRKRHYCRLKDRTVSSLQAAEENSSDITSFFPHLNMESLTSNERSFVMAHRVFLVRNWELTRDRQIRVRILRERERDKERDEQDSELPPTCDEASGEDSITKPGP, from the exons ATGGACCAGAGAGTAAAAGGGGGATCCCCGCCATCCACTGCCTCCCTCTTGGATTCTGTGCAAGATCAAGTGACTGAGAAGAAAAGGAGAGTTGAGGCAGAGAATGGCGATATGGGGACAAAAGAGGAGGATAAAAGAGGAATTGGAAAAGTAAGAGAAGGGGAGAATGGGGAAGTGCTGGAGTTACTTATCAAGGGACGCTGTGGAACTGTAGGACAGCAACAGCTCCAGATCTCTGGAAGAGAGACAAGCTGCCCTGAGGGAAACGTACGAGTCCGAATAGGACTCCAGACCAAGCGCACAAAGAAGCCCCCCAAAATCTTGGAAAGTTATGTCTGCAAGCCCACCATCCGGACCTATCAGAGACAAAGCAGGAGCGCATTGATGAGGGGGGATGGCATTGGCAAAACAGCCCAACAGAGTAAAAACAGCTCTGCATCTTCCGAGGCAACCAGAGAGCAACGCTCATGCTGCGACGCAGGCCAGGCCAAGTCCAAGCAAActacatcttcctcttcaccaccACATACATCATCATtaccatcttcatcatcacaaCCAGACTCACTTCCAACGACAGTTAGCACAGCTTCCACTCCGGACTCTGCTTTGACCATAACCAGCCAAGGGACAAAGGTTGCAAAGCAG GTTCCTATCAAACCGGTTAATCAAACAGAAGGGAATTCAAATAGCTCATCAGAAAAAGTGAAGAAAGACAAGCTTCTCAGTGTTAATGGGCAGCACATCCCTGCAGAACCTAGTAGTTGCTCACCAACATCAGACCGGACAGCTTCAAATGGTCCTCCCACTCAGTGTGCCCAGACGCTCTCTGCATTAGAACACAGGAATGATACAAACGCCTCTTGGAAACATAAGGGTTTggtacaaacaacaaaacagacaAGACTATCGAAGAGTAAAAAATCAGCAAACATCCTTGGCAATTCTTCCTCATCAAAAAACAAAGCTTGCAAAGACAGTAGTTCCTCTGTTTCCTACTCGCAAACAGCCTCCTCTAAATCCTATACACAACTTAGCATTTCAAGTAAGGTTGGGCCGGATGTGGCTTCATATCCCTCAGTTACCCCAAAACCACAATTGTCCCCCACTGCAGATCTTTCTTCTGCCTTTTCCCAAAGTCATGATCCGTCTCTACTCCCCCcaatagagaaaaaaagagaaaaagcaaagaaaatcaagaaagagaaaagaaaagagaagaaattAAAGCAAGATAAACTGGAggctaaacaaacaaaaggtgAAAACACAGAGGAAgtcaagaaaaagaaaaaggagaaaggaaaagatttaaaattgagacacaaagaaaaaagGCGTAGTACGGATGATACAAAGGggcaaaatataaatgataaagaacTAACGGAGAAGAAAAAAGAGACACTCAGTCCAGAAGGACAAAGAAATGAAGATAATAAAAACTGTGAGGAAACATCTGATATTGTTGGACTAGATAAAGTTGGCAAGTTAGTCAATTCAGCAAGAGTAGATGAGAAGGAGAAGAATACTGACAGTTACAAGCCAGCTAAACAAGCTGTGACGACCACAGGTGACAGCagtaaatcaaaagaaaaagactTTTCAAGACATTCAACAGTGTCTTCTATTTTTCCCTCTTTATCTGCTCCTCCCAATCTGCCCTCGTCTTACTCCCATGATCTGCTCTCCCCTCCTTTATCCACTCAAGAGCAAGACAGCCGTCCACTGAAGAAACGCAAAGCCAGAAGGCCTAGCTGGACTAAGCTGCACCGAGGTCCTAAAGCAGACAACCAAGAAGCCCATTCCTCAGATTTACTGAATAATCCCGTTGTTGCAAATTTTCCCCAAAACTTGAAGACGCCTCTTTCAACAAAAACCACTGTTCAGCAAAGTGATGAGTCACATCCAGGACCCTCTAGCTCTTTAACCAGCAACTCCTCCCCTCTGTTCTCTGTGGCCAAACCTTTAACGCCAGACCAGAGTCCCCCCACCACAGACTCAAGCCCCCCTGCTTACAGATGCCCTGCAAATCCAGTCCAAAAAAGAGGCCGTCCTAAATTCTCCAGCTCAAGTTCAGACACACCGCCCCCTCGACTTTCTCCTAATGATACCCCAACTGAACTGCCTCTTCTTGGGAGTGACGAAGCTCAGAAAGCCCCTGTGCTGGATCCAAATCCTGCTCAACAGTCTCCAAGCAGCCCCAAAAAGCGGGGTCGTCCTCCCAAACGATCACTCACAGAGGACCAGCATGAGGATGCTTCGATTCACACAAATGATTTGAAGAGGAATGACAACCCTCGTCTTTTTGAAAAAGGAAACCACCAGCAAAAGATCAGGAGGCTGATTAACgagatgaaaaaaagaaagaagagacTTTACAAAGTAAGTCTGCCTAGCTCAGTGGAAAAGTCAGGAGAGGGAGGAATAGCAGCAGATGGTGAGATCTCAATGGCTTCAACAGTGCACACACTCTCAGCCCTGTCCTCTTTTGGGAGTAAGCATAGTCCTCAGATCAATGTGAGCAAGAAAGGAACCATCTACATGGGAAAACGAAGAGGACGTAAGCCAAAATCTCAGAAAACAACTGTAAATTGCAACGTCCAGAGCTCCACTTTTCCATCGCTGTTTACCAGTCCTCCTGAAACATCGTTCTTCACCTCTGCTCCACCACAGCCTCCTCCCCCTCACCCCTTTCCCTCTCCATCCCTCACACACTCCAGTGGAGCCCAGAGTCCTTACAGTGAAGGCAGCCTGACAGAACCAACATCCACCTTGCTTTTTTCCCAACCGTTCTCCCTTCCTTCCCCATCTTCCTCTTGTACCTCCCCCCGGCCGCCCTCATCGTCATCCTTTTCAACATTTGTGAAGAAGAGTTGTCCATGCCAGGGAAGACATCACTTTCCCTTTCACCAATCTTCATGTAAACTGTCTTCTCCAACACTTTCTCTTCATCACACGCCTGGATCTCCTGGTCACCTGAAAGAAGCCACACCCTCCCCAAGGAGTGAGTCACATAGTGAGGAGACACTGCCAAGTGACAGTGGGATAGGGACAGATAACAATAGTGTCTCTGAGTGGGTGGAAAGGAGGGGAACTCGAAGCCTGCTGGGAGTAAGTCAGAGGTCAGGATTGATTCGAAGCAGTCAAAAACAACCATCATCTCTTGCTGACTGTCACTCTACCATTTCATCCTCAATCTCTTGCATGCCGAGACACACAAAACCAATGACAAACTCCAATACTTTGGAGCGGCACAGAGATAAATACCGGTGCAAACGTCGGGATTATGACTGTCACTCTTCTTGTTCCTGCCTCTGCCCCTGCCCTGGACACAAGTGCACTCATCCAGACTGTTACTCCAGCTTTGGAAACAATGcaacaaaacgacagaaaaacaaacacaaaaagaagcACCAGCAGCTGCAAATACAAGATCCAGAGTTCTTGGCTGAGCTGGAGGATTTGCTCGTTCAGTTCAGTGAAGTGCATATCGGACGGCGAAGTTGGGCAAGAGCAGGTATGGGACAGAGCTTTGATGTGAGCTCTAATGCTGTCAGAGGAAGACGACATCATTCCTCTCCACATTCTGTCCGTTCCAACATCTTCAGGATCAATCTCAATGGCTTCTACTCGCCTCACCCTTCACCTTTACCCACGAACCCCTCCTTTACCCCAAAGTCATTTTACGCCTGCCACTGTAGCCGAAAGCCAGACCGCAGGCAATGCTCCTGCCCAGGAAAATTTCAGGAAACCATTGAAAATTTGGGCTTTTACAGCAGCTATTCCCCAGCAACAACACTTTACCACCTTCCCAACTCCTACCCGCTTCCATCTTCTTATCAGTTTGCCTCCCATCAGCCTCATCATGCCCACTTTCTTCTAAACCCAGCCAGGTTTAACAGGCATAGGGGCCGGTTACTGAGGGAGGGAGCCTTAGAGGAAGAGTTGGTGAGAGACATCGGGAGGAACAGTGCAGGAGATCCACATCATGGATCCGGGAATACATCCAGTTTATTCTCTGGCTGTGGTAGGAGCAAACACAAACATCGTCACCGGCATTGTGGGCGGCAGTTGGAGGAGGAGGACCTGCAAGACGATGAAGAGGAAGATGGAATGGCAAGAGAGGGACTGGCAGGATCAAAGGCAAGGGCAGGGGTTTTTTTAGTGCCAGGTGATGGAGGAAGGAAAGGGGCATCGAGGACCGTGCTCTCTAAGGACTCACCTTGGTTATGTGAGAACGGAAAGAACTCCTTTTCTGTCgctgcatcatcatcatcctccacTGTGGACAGGTACAAACATACATCATTGACCTCACCAGGGTTAGGTTCCTCTCACTTGTCTTCTTTCGGAGGTGGTTGGGGCAGGTTGAACCAGAGTTGGACTAAATTGGGAGCAATGGGATTTGGACAGTCAACTCCCAGCTGGAAAAGCTTTTCTAGTGATCAGCAGGAGGGCAGCGTGATCTTGTCAAATGGGGAGGATGACGACAGTGAGGATGGTCAAGTGTCGCCCCAGCACAGAGCATCTCCATCCCCTACACATACCAACCTGTTCACTTCTGTTGCCATAGCATCAGGAGGGAGGGGCCTAGGGACTGGATTGGCTGATCGAAACACAGGAAGTAGTAACAGGTCACGGACCAGAGATGAGCCATCATGGAGACACCGAGGAAATGAAG GTTTACAAGGTTACTCAAGAAGCTGGGGGCAGCAGAAACGCGTACCAACTCCAACCAGTATCGCactcaaaaacaaaagaagaccAGGACGGCCGAGGAAGCATCCTCTaccctctgctgtgcctttctCTACACACTCTGCAGCTCTGACTGTGTCACCATCACCCGATTTCCTCCCAGGACACATCAGCAGAAGAGATGTGAGAGAGGCggaagggagagagagagagcgaggaGGTAGAGCGGCTGTAGGGCAGCAGGTGACTGATTGTGAGTCGCAAACAAGGAAGAAGCGAGGACgaaagagaaaacatggtgACTCTCCATGTCATCAGAG CCTTGCCGAGGATAAACCTGATCAAGACTCAGTTCCTCAATGTATCAGTCAATCAGGCATCGAACAGGCTCCGACCCAACCTGAAGCCATCCAGAAAGAGAAGGTGGATGGTGGTCCTCCAAGGAAAACATTTTTGAGGGCGGGCCTTTACTCTGATGATTACAAAACTACAGA ACCTAATTCCAAAAGGAACAGCAGAGAAAGTAGTGAATACACACCTGGCGTTTCTGACTATGCCTTGTTACCTGCTCCTATACATGTCG GAAAATACTTGCGGTTGAAGAGAATTCCTTTCCAGTTGCCCTATGATGTGATGTGGCTGTGGCAACGCAACCAG ctTTGTCGACAACCTGTGGTGCCTCTGAAAAGGAAACGTCATTACT GCCGACTGAAAGACAGGACTGTATCGTCACTGCAGGCTGCGGAGGAGAACTCTAGTGACATCACCAGCTTTTTCCCTCACCTCAACATGGAGTCTCTGACCAGCAACGAGAG GAGCTTTGTGATGGCACATCGCGTCTTCCTCGTGAGGAACTGGGAGCTCACGAGGGATCGACAGATACGGGTTAGAATCctgagagagcgagagagagacaAAGAGAGGGACGAGCAAGACTCTGAGCTTCCGCCGACCTGTGATGAGGCCAGTGGAGAGGATAGCATCACCAAGCCAGGTCCATGA